A genomic window from Nicotiana sylvestris chromosome 11, ASM39365v2, whole genome shotgun sequence includes:
- the LOC138881814 gene encoding uncharacterized protein: protein MDELIGNLKTYEMKRNKDNKRREPKKEKNLVLKAKRSDSSDEDNDMAYLTKRFQKMVRRNGGIPKRGSSSKSRNNDLCHRCGKPGHFIKDCPLVKQEQLLLLGETPPVNQKGNQMQKNSYMMAVETEAMKYDSLFALMTQFDEDEDDEVNFKDVQRNLKSYSSKKLRDDLVVCVVDLNETIANLEKENEALNKKITSVENKRDDLMVVVVDLKETIEGLSNEKHTLEEKISATEQERGDFLVIITDLEENTEGINREHSTVSLGKGKEVASEIHIKLEHELNAVKTSICGELEKNRQLQAELEKVKIDLEKSLKWTWSLDASTAMYLNNNGNREQ, encoded by the exons atggatgagttgattggtaatttgaagacatacgagatgaaaagaaataaagacaataaaagaaGAGAGCCGAAGAAGGAAAAAAACCTGGTACTCAAGGCTAAAAGAAGTGACTCAAGTGATGAAGATAATgatatggcctatcttactaaaagatttcaaaagatggttcgaagaaatggtggtataccaaagagGGGCAGTTCAAGTAAGTCAAGGAACAATGATCTCTGTCACAGGTGTGGAaagccagggcatttcatcaaagattgTCCACTTGTGAAACAGGAGCA gctcttgctgcttggggagactcctcctGTGAATCAGAAAGGGAACCAGATGCAAAAAAACAGTTacatgatggcagtggaaactgaagcaatGAAGTATGACTCACTGTTCGCACTGATGACTCAGTTTGATGAGGATgaagatgatgaggtaaatttcaaggatgttcagagaaatctgaaatcatactcttctaagaagttaag agatgatctagtggtctgtgtagtggacctaaatgagaccatagctaatcttgaaaaagaaaatgaagctctAAATAAAAAGataactagtgtagaaaataAGAGAGATGACTTGATGGTAGTGGTTGTTGACTTGAAGGAAACAATAGAAGGTCTCAGCAATGAGAAACACACTCTAGAGGAAAAAATTTCAGCTACTGAGCAAGAGAGGGGTGATTTTTTAGTGATAATCACTGACCTAGAGGAAAACACTGAGGGAATCAATAGAGAACATAGCACTGTGagtcttgggaaagggaaggaagtagctaGTGAGATACACATCAAGCTTGAACACGAATTAAATGCTGTGAAAACTAGTATATGtggtgaacttgagaaaaatcggcaacttcaagctgaattggagaaagtaaaaattgatcttgagaaatctctgaagtggacctggtccttagATGCTTCCACTGCCATGTATTTGAATAATAATGGAAACAG ggaacagtga
- the LOC138881815 gene encoding uncharacterized protein, which translates to MVAPPNFEEGQLTYRPSRFNGQYYGWWKTRMHDFIMAEDSKLWDIICDGPHVPMKKLEETEPMVPKDRKEYSNIDRKVIEKNYRAKKILVCGIGPDEYNRVSSCDTAKKIWEALQTAHKGNTQVKQSKIDMLITKYELFRMKDDESI; encoded by the coding sequence atggttgctccacccaactttgaggaaggacaattAACCTACAGACCTTctagattcaatggtcaatactaCGGCTGGTGGAAGACTCGCATGCATGATTTTATTATGGCCGAAGATTCAAAACTGTGGGACATCAtctgtgatggtccacatgttcctatgaaAAAGCTTGAAGAAACTGAACCAATGGTGCCGAAAGATAGAAAAGAGTATAGCAACATTGACAGAAAAGTcatagaaaagaactatcgtgccaagaaaatcttggtatGTGGCATAGGACCCGATGAGTACAACAGAGTCTCATCTTGTGATACTGCCAAAAAAATATGGGAAGCATTGCAAACCGCACACAAAGGAAATACTCAGGTTAAACagtccaagattgacatgctcaTCACAAAGTATGAGCTctttaggatgaaggatgatgagtctatatag